The DNA sequence AAAAGGCGGCACAACCGGAAAAGAGTTGTTTGATATTGATGATTTTGAAGAAGACACCGAAGTCTATGCGATAACACAACAAGTTCCCGTTCCCGACGGCGTAAAGGTAACGCCTCCTACAGGCGGTATTACCGGACATGCCGTTTCGTATACCTTGCCAACTGCCGACGCTTCATGGAAAGGTGTATTTATCAACGGGCGTACGGTTAATTTAACTGATTACACTATAGGTAAATACGAAGTTACCGTAAAACTATGGAATGAAGTGTGCGAATGGGCTCAAAGGAACGGTTATTTGTTTGAATTTGACCCTAAAAGTGACGATACTCCCACCCAACCCAATCAACCGATGGCAAATATAAGCTGGACTGACTGCATAGCGTGGTGTAATGCATATACCGAGATGACATTCGGAAACACGGAACACTGCGTATACCGCGACGGATCGCCATCGGGGGCTGTCATAAAACATGCTTTCCACGGTGATAAAGCGTATTGCGACTTTTCAAAAAAAGGCTACCGTTTACCGACCGAAGCCGAATGGGAGTTTGCCGCCCGATATCAAGATAATGCTACCAATGCAGAACAGTACGGCAGCGTCTATTTAACCAATTTGAATTCAGCAAGCGGTGCAACAAAACCCATCGGTTTTGAAGGCATGACTGGCTCGCCGAACTTTGACGATTTACGCGCAGAGACGGCACGAGTTGCAGTTTTCAATAAATGGTGGAACGGCACGGCATTTGCAACACAAACTCCGCCCGTAATCGGTAGAGAAAATGTCGGAAGCAAACCTGCAAACAAACTTGGGCTCTGCGACATGAGCGGTAATGTTGCAGAGTGGTGCTGGGACTTATATACTGCAACCGTAAATGCAAGTACGAATGCCTATCCTACCGGTCCTTTCCCTGACTACGAAACAAAACGGGTGGTACGCGGCGGCAACTGGTCTGAAAATACCGAACAAGCCGTGTACGATTGCATGACCGGTAAGCGGAAATGGAAAGGTTCCAGCGGAGCCGATCCTATCAGAGGCTTCCGCTTAGTATGGCAGGAGTAGTGCATTTTTATTGATTTTCGCCTATAATAGAGTTATGAAACAGAGAATTGGATTTGTATATTTAAAAACAGGAGCCGGACACCTAGCCGGTGCAAAAGCTTTATCGACTAAACTAATGGATTTATATCCTGATGAAGTCGAATGCAGCCTAAAAGACGGCTTTGATAAGGGGGTTCCTGTTTTTAAGCTCTTTTTTGAAAAGGGCTATCTTGGCACTACAAATTATTTTGAATCGGGATATGTTGCTTTTTATCAATTTACCGGTTCGGAATCCGTTATGAGAGGAGCTAAAAAAATTGTAGCCCCATATACTGTTGGAAAATTAGTAGAATTTTTAAGGTCAAATAAAATAACAAAGGTTGTATGCGTACATCAAATCCTTATAACCCTTTGCCGTGATGCAATAAACAGAATTAATAAAGATATTCCTCTGATAAGTATTGTCATGGATCCTTTCACGGTTCATCCCTTATGGTTTTTTGAAAAAAATACGGAACTTGTCGTTTTTTCGCAAAAAGTACGAAAAGAAGCAACAGAAAAATACGGTCTGGATCCTAAAAGAATCCATCAATTTCCTTTGATGCTGTCAGAGCAGTTTGATCAACCTTATTCCCAAGAACAAATAATTGCAGTAAAAAAACGGCTTGGGATTCCTCAAAACAAAAAAATTGTACTTATTGCAGGAGGCGGAGAAGGTTTAAAGCAGGCAACTCCTATCGTGTTTTCTTTCATGAAAAAATCTACAGATGCATTTTTAATTGTAGTATGTGGAAAAAATCGGCCTCTTAAGCACAGCCTTGAATATTTGATTCAATTTTCAAATTTTAAAAATATTAAAATATTCGGCTTTGTTTCATTTATGCCTGACCTCATGAATATAGCAGACTGTATCATCACAAAGGGAGGACCGGCAACACTCATGGAAGCTCTTTCCATAGGAAAACCGGTTATCATTTCTACATATATAAGAGGTCAAGAACTTGGAAATATGCTGTATATTACACAAAATAAGCTTGGATGGTACATTCCTAAACCTGACGATGTTGTTCAAAAAGTGTCAGAAATACTTTCCGATGATAAAAATTTTGAAGAAATACAAAGCCGAATAAAACATATGAATATAAAAAACGGTCTAAAAGATATAGCAAGCTTTATATACAATTTTGGCATCTCTTGAAAAAAAGAGGCTTAAAATATATACTGGAACAATGATACGCTTTAGGTCTCTTTTTTACTTTTTAATATGTTTGAATTTTTTTAATCTTCAAGCACAGGAAATAACTTCATATTCTAAAATAGTTTACGATCATGATTCTCCTTATTATGATGATTTATATCTTATGTCACTTGAAAACGGATCAGTACTGCTTTCTTATAAAAAGCCCCTGTCGCTTGCAGAAATTTCAATATTCCATAAAGAAATAGATCCGGCACATTTATCTACAAACGGAGAAATATTATACGGGAACCTTAACACCCTCTTTTTAAAAGATAATATGCTTTTTTCCCATGACAATTTTAGATTTAACGCAAACCTAATCTTAGCTCTGCAGGGGCAATACTTTTATAATCCTGATAAAGCACCGGAGGTAGACAAATTTATAAAGTACAACCGAATGCCTGCCCCTATTACCATTCCTATAGAATTTGGATTTTCTAAATACGTTTATTCTTACATAGACTTAATAATTGGAAAGAATTTTAGCGGATTCCGCCTCTCTTATCCCTATACCAACCTGCCGTTAAGCCAGAATGCTTTAGACTATCATTTCCCCAAAAAAGCAGGTCTAGCCGTAGGAAATAGTTTTTTTAATGTGCACATAGGCAGAGGCCGGCTGAATGTAGGAAAAACCTTAAGCGGAAGCATGCTTATTTCTGACATACCTGACAGACATGACTATATAACAGCCTCTCTTTTTTCGAAGTATATAAAGATGGATACTACCATTGCAGAATTAAAACCTACGAGTTTTTTTATAACACATGCTCTAAGTTTTAAACCTGTAAAGCAATTTTCAATTACCTTACATGAGGGAATACTTCTTGATTCGGTTTTTGATCCTAAGTTTTTAAACCCTATGATGATTTTTCATAATTACGCGGCATGGAAAGAACCTTACGTAAACCATAATGATGAAAAATCCATTGGCTGTCAATTCGGGTTTGATATTAACATCGTACCAATTAAAGGTTTAAGGCTTTATGGACAATTCGGTATGAATCAATTCCAGACTCCATCGGAATTAAAGAGCGGATACAATTATATTCCTAACAGCATGGGAGGTATAGCCGGAGCAGAATACGCTTTTTCCCTGCCTATAGGTTATCTTGTACTTACGGGAGAATTTATGTATGCCGACCCATGGCTATATATAGGTATGTCAAAAGGTATAAGTTTTTACAGCTACCGAAAAGAAAATGTTCATGCGGCCGAGAATTTTGATAAATCATTGATAGAATATTGGCTTGCAAACCCTTATGGCCCTGACAGTATTACGGCATTTTTAAAAACCTCTTTAATTTTTCCGCATAAATATAAGGCTGATATTACATATCGATTTGTATCTAAGGGCGAAAATGAAAAAAAGTTTTTTGCAGCGGAAAAAGAATACTATCCTTCTAAAGACAATCCAAGCCCTGCTAAATATAAAACTCCATCAGGGGATCCTACATATTTTCACACCTTACAATTGATGGGCGAGTACAGTGTTTTACAAAATCTTCATATTAATGGAGGGCTATCATGGACCATAGCACATGGAAAAATCAATGGTCATTCGGTTGACTTTTTATGTGCTATAATATATTCTATCCGCTGAGTAGACTATCTATTTTAGCAATTAAGGAAATAAATTATGAAAAATAAAATTTTTATCGCTATTTTTATCATTATGGGACTTTGTGTTTTTTCTCAAGCTGCAGTGGACATCTTTGATCCCTTGTATGAGGATATAAGAATATGGGAAAAGAGAGGTTTACTTAATGACTTGTCCTCACTACGGCCTTACCCCTTACAAGAAATAGAAAGAATTTTAAACATTGTCATTGAAAAAGGAACCGAAAAACAAATAAAAAAAGCTCAAGAATATAAAAAACGTTTATTTGGAAGTGTATTTCATTATGGAGGAATGGCTGAATTAGGAATCAAGGTTCCTAAAAAACAAAGGGATATATTACTTGCTCCATTACTAGACATGAATATTTCCATACATAGATTACTTACGGCTTCGGCTCATGCCAATTTTAGTTTATTAAATAAATTACCCAAACAAGAAGGACTGCCTGCATTTCAATTTTCTAAAAGAGATATTATGAAAGACAGCACTTCTATCGGTTCTTTTTCTTTATTACCTATGTTTAATTCAGGAGTTGCGGTAGGTACGCCGGAATACTATTTTACGGCAGGAATGGCAAGAACATCCTTCGGCCCTTTTGATGAAAATAATATTCTGATAGGAGAACAAGCTTTCCATTCGGGACAGTTTATATTTGTTGTCAATAAAGAAAAGTTTACATATAATCAGGCTTTACTGGCTATATCCGCATCAAATGACCGAGGAGAATCTTATTTTCCTAAGAAATTTACGGCATCACACTCCATAACATACAGGCCCCTTCCATGGATATCTATTGGACTCGTTGATATAATTACATACGGAGGCAGATTCGACCCTATTTATCTTCTTCCGCTTTCAGTATTTTTTGTAGGTCAGAGCATATACAACTTTGCTGATGCCAGTATGTTGGGCTTAACATTAACAGTCAAACCTATCAAAGGCTTAAAAATCGATGCCGTACTCTTGGCTGATGACATAGGCTTTAATGAGATAGTAAAATTCAAAAAAGATGCAAAATGGAGGATGGCAGGTCAATTCGAAGTTTCTTATGCAATGCCTAAAGATCATTGGTTCAGCTTTGCAGATATAAACTATACTCTGGTAACACCCTACTGCTATACCAGCATTCACAATAACGATAGAAAAAAGCCTAACTATGAAAATTATACACATAATGGAGAACCTTTAGGCAGCAACCTGCCTCCAAACTCCGACCGAATAAAAGTTAAAGCTCAATTTAGGCCTTTAGAAGGTCTTGCAATAAATGTATCAAATGCCTTTATCCGCCATGCTAACGTTACGGAAAGTGTATATGATCCTGTAATACTAAAAGAGTATCTTAAAGAAGGAAATTATTCGACTGACGGCTCGGTTTTCAATCATTCAGCTGTAGTAGATAAAAATTCAGAAAGAACACACTCTTTCCTTTACTCCACCCCATTCTTAACTCAGCAGACAATTCAATATGTCAATCAGCTTGGATTAGAGGGAGTTGTTAATCTCCCAATCTTAAAATCCGGAGGTTTAATGCAGTTTAAATTTGGCTATACCTTTGAAACAAATATAAATCCGGGAGTTAATAAAAATATTTACGAAAAGGATCCATCAATCCATGATGGCTCAAGTCCACAGCAAGTATTGGAAGCAGCTGATAAACAATTAAAAGCTTGGAGAGAAGCAGCCAGAGGAAAAGAGTTTAATCATTACTTTAACATAGGCGTAAAAATCTCCTATTAATAATCATTTAGCGGTCTTTTGCCAGAGTTTATTTTTAATTTTCCATGTGCATAGGCCGCTTTTTTCTTCTTTAAATTCGACATCGGCGTAGTACCAGCTGCGGCACCTCAAAATTGAAAAAACAGGCAGGTTTGTTTTTTGCTTTAAGTTTTCAAGTTGTAAAAATACTGTTTTTGCCTTTGCACCTGCATCACCCAAGATAAAGCCTCCGTTAGTCTCAAAAGAATCGGGAGAATTACAAGGCCGTATAATTAGAGAGCCTGACAAAATCGGCGGATAAATTGTAATGGAATCAAATTTTTTCTTTGTTTTAAAAAGAGGAATTGTCTTACGAAAAGGAAAAGACACAAGACTTTGAATCAACTTTTGCTCCTCATAGAGAACAGCCATTAAATTATTTGGTAAAAAAAGATAAGTTTCCGTCATAGTTAAAAAGGTTTACTTTCAAAATCTTGAAAAAACGAAGCATTGAATTTACGCTCTACCCCTATGGAAGAAGGAGGACCGTAAAAAGGCATAATAATAAGATTATCCCCAAACCCCATAAGCTTTGTTTTTAAAATATTGCGCAGTGTCCGCTCTGCATACATATTTGAAGTTTTACCGATCATTCCTGCAGATAATGAGGTTCCGGTAAACACCACATTTTCAATTTGAAACATGTAGGAGTATGACGAGTGTGCAGGAATTGCAAAATATTTTACAGGATAACCGGCTAAATCTATAGTCCCGTCTCCTCGCAGTGTATTTATTATTATATTTTCAGAAAAACAACTTCCGGCATAAACCTTTGGATTGTAGATTTTTAAAATCGTATTGAGTCCCGCTTCATACGGATGCTCAAGATTATGAGTCAATAAAACGGCTTTAAGATTAAATTCGTTTTTTTCAATTTGATGTATCATCTTTTCCGTTATCTTTGCAGGGTCAATGATAACAGCTTCTTTTGTAATTTCATTTCCGATAAGATAGGTGTTTGCAAAAAGCTGAGACGAAAAATGAAGATAAACTTTCATACAAATTCATCTCCTTCCGTAAAAACAGCTTCACGGGTATTGGATGACTTATAAGAAACAGCATCTTCTTTCGAATGTAAAAACAAGGTCTTTTTAAGATTGCAGTTTTGAAAATAAACGTTTTTTAAAAACGAAAACATAAAACGAGAACTATACAAATCCGAATCGTTAAAAAATACTTCTTCCGCCCTGATCCCGTTAAAATTATTTTGCAGAAGCTCGGAATTTTTAAAATCCGTGCGGATAATTTTTGCTCCGCCGAATGAAGAAAACTGAATATCGGAATTTTGAAAATTACAAGACTCTATTTCACAAAAATCAAAAAAACACATTCTAAGACGCAGATTACTGCAATTACAGTTTTTAAATTTGCTGTTTGAAAAACTACATCCGGTAAAAGATTTTTTTGAAAAGTCTAAACCTTCAAATTCCAAACCGGATAAATTTAAACAGTTCAAAGAATCAGATTTTTTTAAAAGTTCGAGAAAATTTTCATATTCAGTTTTTTTATCAAAATTAAACATCAGCTCCTTCTTATTATCGTATTCTAAACTTAAAAAAGATATGTTTCAAGTAGTTTAAGGCTTAACTTCATACACCCGTATTCTATTATCCAAAAAATCTGATAGGACTATTTTTTCCCCGTCGGGAGAAACATCCAAGCCTGTAGGCTGATTTCCGGCTTCAATGCTTTCAATACGGGTAAATGTTTTTGTGTCGATTATATCAAGACGGCCGAAAACATAACCTTTGTACAAATATCCTTTATCGGGGTTATTCGGGCCTCTG is a window from the Treponema denticola genome containing:
- a CDS encoding formylglycine-generating enzyme family protein, yielding MKHITKLILLAVLLVASCKNPVGNSSVPSSPQQGGGSGGSTPAQITITVAGDEHVTLKAEKTFTENKGKTWHQLKAVAEDRIDHYEAGHGVDKWTLTDAAGQELTDDYTFNTNATVFIVTKTTVVSPPAKITITVAGDTGVVLKEASSFEMDPGKHWDQIEALAKKKIQNYKPHYKLKNWRLNNASGAVLDDSYITVFNANATVFIETKPVDIKLSIVGDHVDITSPAEMYVARGTKWSEIKTEVMNKVSPKPNFVITAWKKDRKTGIEFYDDFPFRGKTKIYVETRPINVTITIKGDSHVQVGASPIITKPYGVKWREIKDEAKTKITCNPGYVFAAWKKGGTTGKELFDIDDFEEDTEVYAITQQVPVPDGVKVTPPTGGITGHAVSYTLPTADASWKGVFINGRTVNLTDYTIGKYEVTVKLWNEVCEWAQRNGYLFEFDPKSDDTPTQPNQPMANISWTDCIAWCNAYTEMTFGNTEHCVYRDGSPSGAVIKHAFHGDKAYCDFSKKGYRLPTEAEWEFAARYQDNATNAEQYGSVYLTNLNSASGATKPIGFEGMTGSPNFDDLRAETARVAVFNKWWNGTAFATQTPPVIGRENVGSKPANKLGLCDMSGNVAEWCWDLYTATVNASTNAYPTGPFPDYETKRVVRGGNWSENTEQAVYDCMTGKRKWKGSSGADPIRGFRLVWQE
- a CDS encoding glycosyltransferase, with the protein product MKQRIGFVYLKTGAGHLAGAKALSTKLMDLYPDEVECSLKDGFDKGVPVFKLFFEKGYLGTTNYFESGYVAFYQFTGSESVMRGAKKIVAPYTVGKLVEFLRSNKITKVVCVHQILITLCRDAINRINKDIPLISIVMDPFTVHPLWFFEKNTELVVFSQKVRKEATEKYGLDPKRIHQFPLMLSEQFDQPYSQEQIIAVKKRLGIPQNKKIVLIAGGGEGLKQATPIVFSFMKKSTDAFLIVVCGKNRPLKHSLEYLIQFSNFKNIKIFGFVSFMPDLMNIADCIITKGGPATLMEALSIGKPVIISTYIRGQELGNMLYITQNKLGWYIPKPDDVVQKVSEILSDDKNFEEIQSRIKHMNIKNGLKDIASFIYNFGIS
- a CDS encoding MBL fold metallo-hydrolase, yielding MKVYLHFSSQLFANTYLIGNEITKEAVIIDPAKITEKMIHQIEKNEFNLKAVLLTHNLEHPYEAGLNTILKIYNPKVYAGSCFSENIIINTLRGDGTIDLAGYPVKYFAIPAHSSYSYMFQIENVVFTGTSLSAGMIGKTSNMYAERTLRNILKTKLMGFGDNLIIMPFYGPPSSIGVERKFNASFFQDFESKPF
- a CDS encoding pentapeptide repeat-containing protein, whose protein sequence is MFNFDKKTEYENFLELLKKSDSLNCLNLSGLEFEGLDFSKKSFTGCSFSNSKFKNCNCSNLRLRMCFFDFCEIESCNFQNSDIQFSSFGGAKIIRTDFKNSELLQNNFNGIRAEEVFFNDSDLYSSRFMFSFLKNVYFQNCNLKKTLFLHSKEDAVSYKSSNTREAVFTEGDEFV